A window from Streptomyces subrutilus encodes these proteins:
- a CDS encoding sensor histidine kinase produces MGVPHHPPQEHPVSHPPPRRPDTRTLATVTHAAFFLLLGASLARFLLRHPGEPRTPWIIALSITLALLYVLGPAVGVTPPPGPRRPATAHPAPEAPAPTAPPAPSPGRLLWLGLVVATWVVLVVLAPSFAWCAVPLFYTALRILPPRAAVVLVALLTVFVVTAQLQLATAFDPNLLLAPPAVAALATAVFVHTERQAQAQRALIDDLIRTRRELAATERREGTLAERQRLSMEIHDTLAQNLSSQRMLLQAADRTWDTDPATARAHVRTATGIAARGLAEARRLVHDLAPAELAGGAGLADALRALDAGPDVTVRFHLEGAPVPLPDRVQSALLRIAQGALANVREHSGARTAALTLSFLGDQVVLDVADDGHGFPEPATATSTATGTGTADPRTSAPARGHGLPAMRARVRQLGGTLTLESTPGEGTVLSAAVPLEPTG; encoded by the coding sequence ATGGGAGTGCCGCACCATCCACCCCAGGAGCACCCCGTGAGCCACCCCCCACCGCGGAGACCGGACACCCGCACCCTGGCCACCGTCACGCACGCGGCGTTCTTCCTGCTCCTCGGCGCGTCCCTGGCCCGGTTCCTCCTCCGCCACCCCGGCGAACCCCGCACCCCGTGGATCATCGCCCTCAGCATCACCCTGGCCCTGCTGTACGTCCTCGGCCCCGCCGTGGGCGTCACCCCGCCCCCCGGGCCCCGCCGCCCCGCCACGGCCCACCCCGCCCCCGAGGCACCGGCGCCCACGGCGCCCCCGGCCCCCTCCCCCGGCCGCCTGCTCTGGCTCGGCCTGGTCGTCGCCACCTGGGTGGTCCTGGTCGTGCTCGCGCCCAGCTTCGCCTGGTGCGCCGTACCGCTCTTCTACACCGCCCTGCGGATCCTGCCCCCGCGCGCCGCCGTCGTCCTCGTCGCCCTCCTCACCGTCTTCGTCGTCACCGCCCAGCTCCAGCTCGCCACCGCCTTCGACCCCAACCTGCTCCTCGCCCCGCCCGCCGTCGCCGCCCTCGCCACCGCCGTCTTCGTCCACACCGAACGCCAGGCCCAGGCACAGCGCGCGCTGATCGACGACCTCATCCGTACCCGCCGCGAACTGGCCGCCACCGAACGCCGCGAAGGCACCCTCGCCGAACGGCAGCGGCTGTCCATGGAGATCCACGACACCCTCGCCCAGAACCTCTCCAGCCAGCGGATGCTGCTCCAGGCCGCCGACCGCACCTGGGACACCGACCCCGCCACCGCCCGCGCGCACGTCCGTACCGCCACCGGCATCGCCGCACGCGGCCTCGCCGAGGCCCGCCGCCTCGTCCACGACCTGGCCCCGGCCGAACTCGCCGGCGGCGCCGGCCTCGCCGACGCCCTGCGCGCCCTGGACGCCGGCCCGGACGTCACGGTCCGCTTCCACCTCGAAGGCGCCCCGGTCCCACTGCCCGACCGCGTCCAGTCGGCCCTGCTGCGCATCGCGCAGGGAGCGCTGGCCAACGTCCGCGAACACTCCGGAGCCCGGACCGCCGCCCTCACCCTCAGCTTCCTCGGCGACCAGGTCGTCCTGGACGTCGCCGACGACGGCCACGGCTTCCCCGAACCCGCCACCGCCACCAGTACGGCCACCGGCACCGGCACCGCCGACCCCCGCACCAGCGCCCCCGCACGCGGCCACGGCCTCCCGGCGATGCGCGCCCGCGTACGCCAGCTCGGCGGCACCCTGACCCTCGAATCCACGCCCGGCGAAGGCACCGTCCTCTCCGCGGCCGTCCCCCTGGAGCCCACCGGATGA
- a CDS encoding GlcG/HbpS family heme-binding protein, with the protein MNTRTRVLTGTALAVVLGAGTFGAVTASASAAPAAAPAAAAAKKDQDRNFTTSTHLTVDAATRAARAALEAAEKENQKVTVAVVDRNGNTIVTLRGDGAGPQSYESAERKAFTAVSWNAPTSVLAGRLAQTPNLKDIPGTLFLAGGTPVQAKGAPVAGIGVAGAPSGDLDEKFAKAGADALDK; encoded by the coding sequence ATGAACACCCGTACCCGCGTCCTCACCGGTACCGCCCTCGCCGTCGTCCTCGGCGCCGGGACCTTCGGCGCCGTCACCGCCAGCGCCAGTGCCGCCCCGGCTGCCGCTCCGGCGGCCGCCGCGGCGAAGAAGGACCAGGACCGGAACTTCACCACCTCCACGCACCTCACGGTCGACGCCGCCACCCGTGCCGCCCGCGCCGCGCTGGAGGCGGCCGAGAAGGAGAACCAGAAGGTGACGGTCGCGGTCGTGGACCGCAACGGCAACACCATCGTGACCCTGCGCGGCGACGGCGCCGGCCCGCAGTCCTACGAGTCGGCGGAGCGCAAGGCCTTCACCGCCGTGTCCTGGAACGCCCCGACCTCGGTGCTCGCGGGCCGTCTCGCCCAGACTCCGAACCTGAAGGACATCCCCGGCACCCTGTTCCTCGCCGGCGGCACCCCGGTGCAGGCCAAGGGCGCCCCGGTCGCCGGCATCGGTGTGGCCGGCGCCCCCAGCGGCGACCTGGACGAGAAGTTCGCCAAGGCCGGCGCGGACGCGCTGGACAAGTAG
- a CDS encoding M1 family metallopeptidase, whose protein sequence is MDPRALTRLAAPAAAALLALTTACTGSTVQGRPGASGLRDPYFPKAGNGGYEVEHYALDLDYDPAGGRLRGKAVITARAEQGLSSFNLDLSGLRVDSVRVRGAGGDGGAGAYAGARYNRSGNELTVRPAEDLKKGEVFRTEVVYSGRPKPLTDPDGSTEGWITTKDGAVGVGEPVGSMSWFPGNHHPSDKAAYDITLTVPDGYEAVSNGELRSRTPAGGGRTAFAWHSPEPMASYLATAVVGKYKVTTGRTPGGVPLYSAVEPAAAEQGERALARLPEMVDWAAGRFGPYPFGSAGAIVLPSGTLEYALETQTRPVFPGAPGSEELLVHELAHQWFGDSVSPKSWKDMWLNEGFATYAEWLWTEEHGGPTAQEEFRAFLDGDTAVDEQADSDWDAFPPADPPGPQDISGNPVYYRGAMVLHRVRQEVGDAAFFDLLRGWADDHRHGNAATADFTAYAQERTGRDLKKVWDVWLYGEDRPGA, encoded by the coding sequence GTGGATCCACGCGCCCTCACCCGCCTCGCCGCCCCCGCCGCTGCCGCCCTGCTCGCCCTCACCACGGCGTGTACGGGCAGCACCGTGCAGGGGCGGCCCGGTGCGTCCGGGCTGCGCGACCCGTACTTCCCGAAGGCGGGCAACGGCGGTTACGAGGTCGAGCACTACGCCCTGGACCTGGACTACGACCCGGCCGGCGGCCGGCTGCGCGGCAAGGCCGTGATCACCGCCCGGGCCGAGCAGGGGCTCAGCTCGTTCAACCTCGACCTGAGCGGGCTGCGCGTCGACAGCGTGCGGGTGCGGGGCGCGGGCGGAGACGGGGGCGCCGGCGCGTACGCGGGCGCCCGGTACAACCGCAGCGGCAACGAGCTGACGGTGCGCCCGGCCGAGGACCTGAAGAAGGGCGAGGTGTTCCGCACGGAGGTCGTGTACAGCGGCCGTCCGAAGCCGCTCACCGACCCCGACGGGTCCACGGAGGGCTGGATCACCACGAAGGACGGCGCGGTCGGCGTCGGCGAGCCGGTCGGCTCCATGAGCTGGTTCCCCGGCAACCACCACCCGAGCGACAAGGCCGCGTACGACATCACGCTGACCGTCCCGGACGGCTACGAGGCCGTGTCCAACGGCGAGCTGCGCTCCCGCACCCCGGCCGGCGGCGGCCGTACCGCCTTCGCCTGGCACAGCCCGGAGCCGATGGCGAGCTATCTGGCGACCGCCGTCGTCGGCAAGTACAAGGTGACGACGGGGCGCACGCCCGGCGGGGTCCCCCTCTACAGCGCGGTGGAGCCGGCCGCGGCGGAGCAGGGCGAGCGGGCCTTGGCGCGGCTGCCGGAGATGGTGGACTGGGCCGCCGGCCGCTTCGGCCCGTACCCCTTCGGGTCGGCGGGGGCGATCGTGCTGCCGTCCGGGACCCTGGAGTACGCGCTGGAGACGCAGACCAGGCCCGTCTTCCCCGGGGCGCCGGGCAGCGAGGAACTGCTCGTGCACGAGCTCGCCCACCAGTGGTTCGGCGACTCGGTGTCGCCGAAGTCCTGGAAGGACATGTGGCTCAACGAGGGCTTCGCCACCTACGCGGAGTGGCTGTGGACCGAGGAGCACGGCGGGCCGACGGCGCAGGAGGAGTTCCGGGCCTTCCTGGACGGTGACACCGCTGTCGACGAGCAGGCGGACTCCGACTGGGACGCCTTCCCGCCGGCCGATCCGCCCGGGCCGCAGGACATCTCGGGGAACCCGGTGTACTACCGCGGTGCGATGGTGCTGCACCGCGTACGGCAGGAGGTCGGGGACGCGGCCTTCTTCGACCTGCTGCGCGGCTGGGCCGACGACCACCGGCACGGCAACGCGGCCACGGCCGACTTCACCGCGTACGCGCAGGAGCGGACGGGCCGCGACCTGAAGAAGGTGTGGGACGTCTGGCTGTACGGGGAGGACCGGCCGGGCGCGTAG
- a CDS encoding GNAT family N-acetyltransferase — MILEPFVPHDGALPGPVLTEIAALHASNQAFFELSGDFPDPARITVEQVAASLADELSRDGSEVFLARSAGRLVGLAATLAHHPDPGSDDPDPWIGLLLVDASQHRRGHGRAVAALIEEHFRAAGRTGLRLAVLDDNPRALAFWRAQGYTELRRAANLDRGRACTVLRKPLTAP; from the coding sequence GTGATCCTCGAACCGTTCGTCCCCCATGACGGCGCCCTGCCCGGTCCGGTCCTCACCGAGATCGCCGCGCTCCACGCCTCGAACCAGGCCTTCTTCGAACTCAGCGGCGACTTCCCCGACCCCGCCCGCATCACCGTCGAACAGGTCGCGGCCTCCCTCGCCGACGAACTCTCCCGGGACGGCTCCGAGGTCTTCCTCGCCCGTTCCGCCGGCCGGCTCGTCGGCCTCGCCGCCACCCTCGCCCACCACCCCGACCCGGGCTCCGACGACCCGGACCCGTGGATCGGGCTGCTGCTCGTCGACGCCTCGCAGCACCGGCGCGGCCACGGTCGCGCCGTAGCCGCCCTGATCGAGGAGCACTTCCGCGCCGCCGGCCGGACCGGGCTGCGGCTGGCCGTGCTGGACGACAACCCGCGGGCCCTCGCCTTCTGGCGCGCCCAGGGCTACACCGAGCTGCGCCGGGCCGCGAACCTCGACCGGGGCCGCGCCTGCACGGTCCTGCGCAAACCGCTCACCGCCCCGTAG
- a CDS encoding TerD family protein, producing the protein MAVSLSKGGNVSLSKEAPGLAAVTVGLGWDTRTTTGVDFDLDASAIAVNATGKVVSDGHFVFFNNKSTPDQTIVHTGDNRTGEGAGDDEAINVNLAGLPADVDKIVFPVSIYDAESRSQNFGQVRNAYIRVVNQAGGSEIARYDLSEDAATETAMVFGELYRNGTEWKFRAVGQGYASGLTGIAQDFGVNV; encoded by the coding sequence ATGGCTGTCAGCCTGTCCAAGGGCGGCAACGTCTCGCTCTCGAAGGAGGCCCCCGGCCTCGCTGCCGTCACGGTCGGCCTCGGCTGGGACACCCGCACCACCACCGGTGTCGACTTCGACCTCGACGCTTCCGCCATCGCCGTCAACGCGACCGGCAAGGTCGTCTCCGACGGCCACTTCGTCTTCTTCAACAACAAGTCCACCCCGGACCAGACCATCGTCCACACCGGTGACAACCGCACCGGCGAGGGCGCGGGCGACGACGAGGCCATCAACGTCAACCTCGCCGGCCTCCCGGCCGACGTCGACAAGATCGTCTTCCCGGTCTCCATCTACGACGCCGAGTCCCGCAGCCAGAACTTCGGCCAGGTCCGCAACGCGTACATCCGCGTCGTGAACCAGGCCGGCGGCTCCGAGATCGCGCGCTACGACCTCTCCGAGGACGCGGCGACCGAGACCGCCATGGTCTTCGGCGAGCTCTACCGCAACGGCACCGAGTGGAAGTTCCGCGCGGTCGGCCAGGGCTACGCCTCGGGCCTCACCGGCATCGCCCAGGACTTCGGCGTCAACGTCTGA
- the arfB gene encoding alternative ribosome rescue aminoacyl-tRNA hydrolase ArfB: MPGPYVIRGSVVLPEAELAWRFSRSSGPGGQHVNTSDSRAELLFDLGATKALPEVWKERALERLAARLVDGVVTVRASEHRSQLRNREMALVRLASLLAEATAPPPKQRRATKIPRGINERRLREKKARAETKRGRTGRDW; encoded by the coding sequence ATGCCTGGTCCCTATGTCATCCGCGGTTCGGTCGTGCTCCCCGAGGCGGAGCTCGCCTGGCGCTTCTCGCGGTCCTCGGGGCCGGGCGGGCAGCACGTGAACACCTCCGACTCCCGCGCGGAGCTGCTCTTCGACCTGGGCGCGACGAAGGCGCTGCCCGAGGTGTGGAAGGAGCGGGCGCTGGAGCGGCTCGCTGCGCGGCTGGTCGACGGGGTGGTGACGGTCCGGGCCTCGGAGCACCGCTCGCAGCTGCGCAACCGCGAGATGGCGCTGGTCCGGCTGGCGTCGCTGCTGGCCGAGGCGACGGCGCCGCCGCCGAAGCAGCGCAGGGCGACGAAGATCCCGCGGGGGATCAACGAGCGCCGGCTGCGCGAGAAGAAGGCCAGGGCCGAGACCAAGCGCGGCCGCACCGGCCGCGACTGGTGA